In the Quercus lobata isolate SW786 chromosome 5, ValleyOak3.0 Primary Assembly, whole genome shotgun sequence genome, one interval contains:
- the LOC115992942 gene encoding probable 2-oxoglutarate-dependent dioxygenase AOP1 translates to MGSESTLRLPVIDFSNLDQKVHTPEWDLVRTQVLEALQEYGCFEALFSKVPLDLRKALLGATEELFDLPLQTKLRNISKKPYHGYVGQYPMVPLYESMGIDDSNISEKVESLSNIFWPEGNPSFSNTIQSFSERLSELDQIVRRMILEGLDLEKYLEEHMGSTNYLLRVMKYKGPQTSETKLGLTAHTDKNIVTILYQNQVEGLEVETKDGEWINVKPSPDSFTVMIGDSLLAWTNGRLHSPNHRVMMTGDEARYSTGLFSIPKAGYIIEAPKELVDEEHPLLFKPFDHVQFLGYYYTEAGQKAKSALRNYCGI, encoded by the exons ATGGGGTCCGAATCCACTCTCAGACTTCCTGTCATAGATTTCTCCAACCTTGATCAAAAAGTACACACTCCCGAGTGGGACTTGGTGAGAACCCAAGTCCTTGAAGCACTCCAAGAGTATGGTTGCTTCGAGGCTTTGTTCAGTAAAGTCCCCCTAGACCTTCGAAAGGCTCTTTTGGGTGCAACAGAAGAGCTGTTTGACCTCCCTTTACAAACAAAGCTGCGTAACATTTCTAAAAAACCCTATCATGGCTATGTTGGGCAATACCCTATGGTGCCACTATATGAGAGCATGGGCATTGATGATTCAAACATCTCTGAGAAAGTTGAGAGCTTGTCAAATATCTTCTGGCCTGAAGGAAACCCAAGTTTTAG CAATACCATACAATCATTCTCCGAGAGACTATCAGAATTAGATCAAATAGTCAGGAGGATGATTTTGGAAGGCTTGGACCTTGAGAAATACCTAGAGGAACACATGGGGTCAACCAATTACCTTCTTCGGGTCATGAAATATAAAGGGCCTCAAACCAGTGAGACCAAGCTTGGACTGACCGCTCACACAGATAAAAACATAGTGACCATAttgtatcaaaatcaagttgagGGGTTGGAGGTAGAGACCAAAGATGGTGAATGGATCAACGTCAAACCCTCTCCAGACTCTTTCACTGTCATGATCGGTGATTCTCTACTG GCATGGACAAACGGCAGGCTGCACTCTCCAAATCATCGAGTCATGATGACCGGAGATGAGGCAAGGTATTCAACTGGATTGTTCTCAATCCCCAAAGCAGGTTACATCATTGAAGCCCCGAAGGAGCTAGTTGATGAGGAACACCCTTTGCTCTTTAAGCCCTTTGATCATGTTCAGTTCCTCGGCTACTACTACACTGAGGCTGGTCAGAAAGCCAAGTCTGCTTTGAGGAATTATTGTGGAATATGA